One part of the Glycine soja cultivar W05 chromosome 11, ASM419377v2, whole genome shotgun sequence genome encodes these proteins:
- the LOC114375082 gene encoding uncharacterized protein LOC114375082 produces MRLEAPKDLNSSFVSPVILQPFTSVPMNENATHAPDNITIPRFMNSDYSEAHSVTSEMSHLAYTDPLLGEMSIIENMNEDAFIDPLPIEMERIEKEKEEAFKIHEQKILQLQSDYEKEVEK; encoded by the exons ATGAGGCTAGAAGCACCAAAAGACCTTAACTCTTCCTTTGTTTCACCTGTGATACTGCAACCCTTCACTAGTGTGCCCATGAATGAAAATGCGACACATGCACCTGACAACATTACTATTCCTAGATTTATGAATAGTGATTACTCTGAAGCTCACTCTGTGACATCTGAAATGTCCCACCTTGCCTACACAGACCCACTACTAGGTGAAATGTCCATCATAGAAAACATGAATGAAGATGCTTTCATAGATCCATTACCAATAGAAATGGAGAGAAttgaaaaggagaaagaagaagccTTCAAGATACATGAGCAAAAG ATATTGCAGCTCCAATCTGACTATGAAAAGGAGGTTGAAAAGTAA